Proteins encoded together in one Desulfomicrobium apsheronum window:
- the kdsA gene encoding 3-deoxy-8-phosphooctulonate synthase → MIDCSTLVAGRPFLIAGPCVLESLDMAMTVAVELQAIARDLNLPLIFKSSYDKANRTAGASFRGPGLDMGLDWLAQIKSRTGLPVITDIHEPRQASLVAEVADVLQIPAFLCRQTDLLLAAARTERIVNIKKGQFMAPWDMQGPVEKIRSEGFERIWLTERGSMFGYNNLVVDFRSLVIMKQFGCPVIFDATHSVQLPGGQGTSSGGQREFVPPLARAAVACGCQGLFMEIHPDPDKALCDGPNSWPLAKARTLLSELAAIWSIPNEC, encoded by the coding sequence ATGATTGACTGCTCCACCCTGGTCGCCGGCCGCCCCTTTCTCATCGCCGGACCCTGCGTGCTCGAAAGCCTGGACATGGCCATGACCGTGGCCGTCGAATTGCAGGCCATCGCGCGCGATCTGAATCTGCCGCTCATCTTCAAGAGTTCCTATGACAAGGCCAACCGCACGGCCGGAGCGAGCTTCCGCGGACCAGGGCTGGACATGGGGCTCGATTGGCTGGCCCAGATCAAGAGCCGCACCGGGCTGCCCGTGATCACGGACATCCACGAGCCGCGCCAGGCATCCCTGGTGGCCGAGGTGGCCGACGTGCTTCAGATTCCTGCCTTCCTTTGCCGCCAGACCGATCTGCTGCTCGCCGCCGCGCGCACCGAGCGCATCGTGAACATCAAGAAAGGACAGTTCATGGCACCCTGGGACATGCAGGGACCGGTGGAAAAAATCCGCTCCGAAGGATTCGAGCGCATCTGGCTGACCGAGCGCGGATCCATGTTCGGCTACAACAATCTGGTCGTGGATTTTCGCTCCCTGGTCATCATGAAGCAGTTCGGCTGCCCCGTGATCTTCGACGCCACCCACTCCGTGCAACTGCCCGGCGGACAGGGCACGTCCTCCGGCGGCCAGCGCGAGTTCGTGCCGCCGCTGGCCCGGGCTGCCGTGGCCTGCGGCTGCCAGGGCCTCTTCATGGAGATCCATCCGGACCCGGACAAGGCCCTCTGCGACGGCCCCAATTCCTGGCCCCTGGCCAAGGCACGCACCCTTCTCTCGGAGCTGGCGGCCATCTGGAGCATCCCAAATGAATGCTGA
- a CDS encoding CTP synthase: MNTKFIFVTGGVLSSLGKGLAAASIAALLKARGLRVSIQKLDPYINVDPGTMNPFQHGEVYVTDDGAETDLDLGHYERYLGTHLSQRNNYTSGRIYNTVITKERRGDYLGGTVQVIPHITDEIKSSILSLASDDLDVTLVEIGGTVGDIEGLPFLEAIRQLRADLGKDNVLYIHLTLVPYIKTAGELKTKPTQHSVKELRSLGIQPDIILCRSEVDLGDDIKRKISLFCNVDQDAVFTAIDVNHIYELPLTLYNEGVDQKIAILLRLAAKNPDLQEWKNLVYNLHHPTSEVTIAIVGKYVDLKEAYKSLHEALTHGGVANNAAIRFLYVNSEEITAENVAETLAEADGILVPGGFGIRGVEGKIAAITHARENRTPFFGICLGMQCAVIEYARSVMGLTKANSEEFDLTTPDPVIYLMKEWFDFRKKCVQRRDMTSEKGGTMRLGAYPCVIEKDTRAFEAYGAVEVSERHRHRYEFNSAYQSRFEEAGLTISGLSPDKSLVEIVEIKDHPWFLGCQFHPEFTSTPMQPHPLFREFIRAAVANKKAE; this comes from the coding sequence ATGAACACCAAATTCATTTTTGTGACCGGCGGGGTATTGTCCTCTCTGGGTAAAGGACTGGCCGCCGCATCCATCGCGGCTCTTCTAAAAGCGCGGGGGCTTCGGGTATCCATCCAGAAGCTTGACCCGTACATCAACGTCGACCCGGGCACCATGAACCCCTTCCAGCACGGCGAAGTCTACGTCACCGACGACGGAGCCGAAACGGATCTGGACCTTGGGCACTACGAGCGCTACCTCGGCACCCACTTGAGTCAGCGCAACAACTACACGTCCGGGCGCATCTACAATACCGTCATCACCAAGGAACGTCGCGGCGACTACCTGGGCGGCACGGTCCAAGTCATCCCGCACATCACCGACGAGATCAAGTCGTCCATCCTGAGCCTGGCCAGCGACGACCTGGACGTGACCCTGGTCGAGATTGGCGGCACCGTGGGCGACATCGAGGGCCTGCCCTTCCTGGAAGCCATCCGCCAGTTGCGGGCCGACCTCGGCAAGGACAACGTCCTCTACATCCACCTCACGCTGGTGCCCTACATCAAGACCGCCGGCGAGCTCAAAACCAAGCCCACCCAGCATTCCGTCAAGGAACTGCGCAGCCTTGGCATCCAGCCGGACATCATCCTCTGCCGCTCCGAAGTGGACCTTGGCGACGACATCAAACGCAAAATTTCATTGTTCTGCAACGTGGACCAGGACGCGGTCTTCACCGCCATAGACGTAAACCACATCTACGAACTGCCCCTGACCCTTTATAATGAAGGTGTTGACCAGAAAATCGCCATTCTCCTGCGACTGGCCGCCAAGAATCCGGACCTGCAGGAATGGAAGAATCTCGTCTACAACCTGCACCATCCAACGTCAGAGGTCACCATTGCCATCGTCGGCAAGTACGTGGACTTGAAGGAAGCCTACAAGAGCCTGCATGAGGCCCTGACCCATGGCGGCGTGGCCAACAACGCGGCCATCCGCTTCCTGTACGTCAATTCCGAGGAAATCACCGCCGAAAACGTGGCCGAGACCCTCGCCGAGGCCGACGGCATCCTCGTTCCCGGCGGCTTCGGCATCCGCGGCGTAGAAGGCAAGATCGCGGCCATCACCCATGCCCGCGAAAACAGGACCCCCTTCTTCGGCATCTGCCTTGGCATGCAGTGCGCGGTCATCGAGTACGCCAGAAGCGTCATGGGCCTGACCAAGGCCAACTCCGAGGAGTTCGACCTGACCACTCCGGATCCGGTCATCTATCTGATGAAGGAGTGGTTCGATTTCCGCAAGAAGTGCGTGCAACGCCGCGACATGACGAGTGAAAAAGGCGGAACCATGCGTCTTGGCGCCTACCCCTGCGTGATCGAGAAAGACACCCGCGCCTTTGAAGCCTACGGCGCGGTCGAGGTTTCGGAACGTCATCGCCACCGCTACGAATTCAACAGCGCCTACCAGAGCCGTTTCGAGGAAGCAGGGCTGACCATCAGCGGCCTGTCCCCGGACAAGAGCCTGGTTGAAATAGTGGAAATCAAGGATCATCCGTGGTTCCTGGGTTGCCAGTTCCATCCGGAATTCACCTCCACCCCCATGCAGCCACATCCGCTGTTCCGCGAATTCATTCGCGCGGCCGTGGCCAACAAGAAAGCCGAGTAA
- a CDS encoding phosphoribosylformylglycinamidine synthase subunit PurQ, translating to MAQVKTLVITGYGTNCERECAFAADQAGSDQTTIAYFSDLTADKITLTDYNFLILPGGFLDGDDLGSAQAAALRWRHMLTKSGKSLMEELKRFLDAGGLILGICNGFQLLVKLGLLPALDGAYFTRQVSLSHNDSAKYEDRWVTLKINAESPCVFTKGLDYLYVPVRHGEGKLVPGDDTTLSRLQEQNLIALQYVDPQTREVTQEYPANPNGSPLGIAGLTDPSGRILGLMPHPEAYNHPTNHPRWTRGETSTLGTELLKGGIEYLKAR from the coding sequence ATGGCTCAGGTCAAAACATTGGTAATTACCGGCTACGGTACGAATTGCGAGCGGGAATGCGCCTTTGCGGCGGATCAGGCTGGTTCGGACCAGACCACCATCGCTTATTTTTCCGATCTGACGGCGGACAAGATCACCTTGACCGACTACAATTTTCTGATCCTGCCCGGAGGTTTTCTCGACGGCGACGATCTCGGCTCGGCCCAGGCCGCAGCGTTGCGCTGGCGGCACATGCTGACCAAGAGCGGCAAGTCCCTCATGGAGGAGCTTAAGCGCTTCCTTGACGCGGGCGGCCTCATCCTTGGCATCTGCAACGGCTTTCAGTTGCTGGTCAAGCTGGGTCTTCTTCCCGCTCTTGATGGCGCCTACTTCACCCGCCAGGTCTCGCTCAGCCACAACGATTCGGCCAAGTACGAGGACCGCTGGGTGACGCTGAAGATCAACGCGGAGTCTCCCTGCGTTTTCACCAAGGGGCTCGATTATCTTTACGTCCCCGTCCGTCACGGCGAGGGCAAGCTCGTTCCTGGTGACGACACGACCCTCTCCCGCCTGCAGGAGCAGAATCTCATCGCCCTGCAATACGTGGATCCGCAGACCCGGGAAGTGACCCAGGAGTATCCGGCCAATCCCAATGGCTCGCCGCTTGGCATCGCCGGACTGACCGATCCTTCCGGCCGAATCCTCGGGCTCATGCCTCACCCCGAGGCCTACAATCATCCCACCAACCATCCGCGCTGGACCAGGGGTGAGACTTCCACTCTGGGCACGGAACTGCTCAAGGGCGGGATCGAATATCTGAAGGCCAGATAG
- the tadA gene encoding tRNA adenosine(34) deaminase TadA has protein sequence MSKEDAKIIDSAPMTFYCAPSPTPGPDDLLAWEPYMHEALKLAHLAEGRGDVPVGAVVIDGSGQILGRGENRTIFENDPTAHAEILALREACAKVGNHRLTDAVLVVTLEPCIMCLGAVIQARLAGVVYAAADPKAGCLVSRMDGTALPWSNHHFWSLGGVLEQECSAKLSGFFKQRRQEKKISKNLAER, from the coding sequence GTGTCCAAAGAGGATGCAAAGATCATTGACAGCGCCCCCATGACTTTCTACTGTGCGCCTTCCCCGACGCCGGGCCCGGATGACCTGCTGGCCTGGGAGCCCTACATGCACGAGGCGCTGAAGCTTGCGCATCTGGCGGAAGGGCGGGGTGACGTGCCCGTGGGCGCGGTGGTCATCGATGGCAGCGGCCAGATTCTGGGCCGGGGCGAGAACAGAACGATATTTGAAAACGATCCCACGGCCCACGCCGAAATCCTGGCCTTGCGAGAGGCCTGCGCCAAGGTGGGGAATCATCGTCTGACCGACGCCGTGCTGGTGGTGACCCTTGAACCCTGCATCATGTGCCTGGGAGCGGTCATCCAGGCCCGCCTGGCCGGAGTGGTCTACGCCGCCGCAGACCCCAAGGCCGGATGTCTGGTCAGCCGCATGGACGGCACGGCGCTGCCCTGGAGCAACCACCATTTCTGGTCTCTGGGCGGGGTTCTGGAACAGGAATGCAGCGCAAAACTGAGCGGCTTTTTCAAACAGCGCCGCCAGGAAAAGAAAATTTCAAAAAACCTCGCGGAGAGGTAG
- a CDS encoding desulfoferrodoxin FeS4 iron-binding domain-containing protein, with protein MSSEKGEVYKCEACGAVVLVQEGGAGELVCCDQPMVKQ; from the coding sequence ATGTCTTCGGAAAAAGGTGAAGTTTACAAATGTGAAGCGTGTGGTGCCGTCGTGCTCGTGCAGGAAGGCGGTGCGGGAGAACTCGTGTGCTGCGATCAGCCCATGGTCAAGCAATAG
- a CDS encoding OmpA family protein: MKKIFMIALIVVFAATGCATMDQQSKTTKGAVYGAGGGAVAGAVLGGIIGRDAKGAAIGAAAGATIGGLAGAGAGRMMDNQEAEMRQALAQSEEVAIRREGDLLALTLKGDVTFDVDSDVVLPGLYNEIERIAQILVKYPQTTIVVEGHTDSTGSDAYNQGLSERRAWSVQRLLTERGVSPARISAVGYGESRPVASNDNPGGRQMNRRVEIRVNPNSGQQTY, translated from the coding sequence ATGAAAAAAATCTTTATGATCGCATTGATTGTCGTGTTCGCAGCGACCGGCTGCGCCACCATGGACCAGCAATCCAAGACCACCAAGGGCGCCGTGTACGGTGCGGGCGGAGGCGCTGTCGCAGGCGCGGTATTGGGAGGTATCATCGGCCGTGACGCCAAGGGCGCGGCCATCGGTGCCGCTGCCGGAGCAACCATCGGTGGTCTGGCCGGGGCAGGAGCCGGGCGCATGATGGACAACCAGGAAGCCGAAATGCGGCAGGCCCTGGCTCAGTCCGAAGAGGTGGCGATCCGGCGCGAGGGCGACCTCCTGGCCCTGACCCTCAAGGGGGATGTGACCTTCGACGTGGACTCCGATGTGGTTTTGCCCGGTCTGTACAACGAAATCGAACGCATCGCCCAGATTCTCGTCAAGTACCCGCAGACAACCATCGTGGTTGAAGGCCACACCGACAGCACCGGCTCCGACGCCTACAACCAGGGACTGTCCGAACGACGCGCCTGGAGCGTGCAGCGCCTGCTCACGGAACGCGGAGTAAGTCCGGCCCGGATCAGCGCCGTGGGCTACGGGGAATCCCGGCCCGTTGCCTCTAACGACAATCCCGGAGGCCGCCAGATGAACCGCCGCGTGGAAATCCGCGTCAACCCGAACTCCGGCCAGCAGACCTACTAA